One segment of Manduca sexta isolate Smith_Timp_Sample1 chromosome 27, JHU_Msex_v1.0, whole genome shotgun sequence DNA contains the following:
- the LOC119190904 gene encoding transcriptional regulatory protein AlgP-like — MECSNFKKPLHTLTRLPTPVPSGEAEFDGRKPGDGEVLQEAKGAQRKEAVADEIGPIHIDIDSESSGSVSSVRSGRLWRRQSRSKNSLSLCTSDTDEPVPKAQTTDGRGRGRPPTVGKYVGLKNAQRERDRLKREEARQKAEEELENRLKFVKSPMPPRLDEEEDRPVTKEDLKQCEHVMRSIVCKTGNRKGTSQKALNWVTNKITQYIQQPESAVITRLESESKKWQEHSARLEANMKTLQEENAALKRRLEELEASTKGPSTEEMLAMVEARVQARLESALMGPAQRPSLAHERKAASGDTQLPVTGGIVGGPPPPKSRREKGKGVGKKTAPAQSLPAPVPGPSSAPPQAVAGPLTAPATATAPPEKRKPERKKATTTAPKPKAQKGRKNGPPAQPAPEPRPLPPAPASMDTPWVVVAKKNTKKKGKTAATPAASTQPPQSTRRAEPKLRPPRSAAVVISLTPAAVAKGLTYKGILMDAQSRVDFTGLDITRLRPKFAATGAPMYEVPGANSEEKADSLAASSCPDMQAVTVCICVHYAGKMSQAGSLGSQIRP, encoded by the exons aTGGAatgttcaaattttaaaaaacccTTACATACTTTGACGAGGTTGCCTACCCCGGTTCCGTCTGGGGAGGCGGAGTTCGACGGGCGAAAGCCCGGAGATGGTGAAGTTTTGCAGGAGGCAAAGGGCGCTCAGCGCAAAGAAGCCGTGGCCGATGAGATCGGGCCCATACATATAGATATTGATTCGGAGTCGAGCGGCAGTGTCTCCTCTGTCCGGAGCGGGAGGCTCTGGAGGAGACAATCCCGCTCAAAGAATAGTCTCTCACTCTGCACGAGTGATACAGACGAGCCGGTACCCAAGGCGCAGACCACCGACGGCCGAGGGAGGGGGCGTCCTCCCACAGTCGGTAAGTACGTAGGCCTCAAAAATGCGCAGAGGGAACGCGACCGACTCAAGCGCGAGGAGGCACGCCAAAAGGCGGAGGAGGAGCTAGAAAACCGGCTCAAATTCGTGAAGTCGCCGATGCCTCCGCGTTTGGATGAAGAAGAGGACCGCCCCGTCACAAAGGAGGACTTAAAACAGTGCGAGCATGTGATGCGCTCCATTGTCTGCAAGACGGGCAACCGAAAGGGAACGTCCCAGAAAGCTTTAAACTGGGTGACCAACAAAATCACCCAATACATACAACAGCCGGAATCCGCCGTCATCACTCGCCTCGAGAGTGAATCGAAGAAGTGGCAAGAGCACAGTGCCCGCCTCGAGGCGAATATGAAAACGCTGCAGGAGGAGAATGCTGCTCTCAAAAGACGCCTCGAAGAGCTGGAAGCGTCAACCAAAGGGCCGTCAACGGAGGAGATGCTGGCTATGGTGGAAGCCAGGGTCCAGGCCAGGTTAGAGTCGGCCCTGATGGGGCCAGCCCAGAGGCCCAGCTTGGCCCACGAAAGGAAGGCCGCCTCGGGGGACACACAGCTCCCAGTGACAGGAGGAATAGTCGGAGGTCCTCCCCCGCCAAAATCCAGGAGGGAGAAAGGGAAAGGAGTAGGGAAAAAAACAGCTCCCGCTCAGTCCCTCCCCGCCCCAGTACCCGGACCCTCCAGCGCGCCGCCACAGGCTGTCGCGGGTCCTTTAACGGCCCCGGCAACTGCGACAGCACCGCCCGAGAAGAGGAAACCCGAGAGGAAGAAGGCGACGACGACGGCGCCCAAGCCGAAGGCCCAAAAGGGCAGGAAAAATGGCCCTCCGGCACAACCCGCTCCGGAGCCCCGCCCGCTGCCGCCGGCACCGGCCTCCATGGACACGCCGTGGGTCGTGGTGGCCAAGAAAAACACCAAGAAGAAGGGGAAGACCGCTGCAACACCAGCGGCAAGCACGCAGCCGCCGCAATCTACACGTCGGGCGGAGCCGAAACTGCGACCACCACGTTCTGCGGCCGTAGTGATATCCTTGACGCCGGCGGCAGTAGCGAAAGGTCTTACCTACAAGGGCATCCTCATGGACGCACAGAGTCGTGTAGACTTCACCGGCCTGGACATCACCAGGCTAAGGCCGAAGTtcgcggccacgggcgccccgatgtatgaggtgcccggggctaACTCGGAGGAGAaggccgactccctcgccgcgag CTCTTGTCCGGACATGCAGGCCGTAACGGTTTGCATTTGTGTTCATTATGCAGGGAAGATGTCGCAGGCTGGTTCGCTTGGCTCACAAATTCGACCTTGA